The nucleotide window ACGTCCAGACGTATCTGTTCCACCACCTCCGGACCGCCGAGGCCGCGACGGCGGATTGAGGCGATCGGAGACGGGATCGCCGCCCGTCGCAGTGCTCGGATCGACGGGAACGTATAATGCGGTGCCCGCCCCAGCCCCGACCATGAGCGAGCGACGGCGAGCGCACGTGTTCGTCTCGGGGCGCGTCCAGGGCGTCTACTTCCGGGCGACGACCCGCGATCGGGCCGAAGACGAGGGCGTCGACGGCTGGGTGCAGAACCTCTCGGACGGCCGCGTCGAGGCGGTCTTCGAGGGCGACTCTGACGCGGTCGAGACGATGGTCGCATTCTGTCAGGAGGGCCCCGAGCGCGCCCGGGTGGACGGCGTCGAGCGCCACGACGAGTCGCCCGAGGGACTCACGGGCTTCGAGATCCGACGATGAGCGCGTGGACCTGGGGCCTCGGTGAGACTCTCACGGGACAAGATATCGGGGTCGTGGACGCGAACACCGCCGCGCTCGGCGTCGCCCAGATGCAGTTGATGGAATCGAGTGGCCACGCCCTCGCCCGAGCGGTCCGCGCGGCGGCCGCCCCCGACGACCGGATCGCGATCGTCGCCGGCCGGGGCAACAACGGCGGCGACGCGTTCGTCACGGCGCGATTCCTCGACGATCTGGACGTTCGCGTCCACCTGCTCGGCCGACCCGAGACGATCGGGACCGAGATCGCGCGCGCGAACTGGGGCGCCCTCGCGACCGCGAGCGTCGAGCGACGGGCGGTCGGCGACTCTCGGGACCTCGCACTCGACGATCCGGACGTGATCGTCGACGCCATGCTCGGCACCGGGATCACGGGCGAGTTGCGCGAGCCAGTCGCGAGTGCCGCCCAGACGATCCAGGACACCGATGCGACGGTGATCGCCGCGGACGTCCCGTCGGGACTCGACGCCGCGACCGGCGACTGTGCGCCCGGGACGCCCGTTCCCGATCGTGTCGTCACCTTTCACCGGCCGAAGCCCGGACTTAGCGCGCTCGATGCGCCCGTCGAGACCGCGGACATCGGCGTGCCGGCAGAGGCCGAGCGCGCGCTCGGCCCGGGCGATCTGGGGCGGCTGGACCGTCCCGCGGACAGCCACAAGGGCGATGGTGGGCGGATCCTCGTCGTCGGCGGGGGCCCCTACGCCGGCGCGCCCGCACTGGCGGCACTCGCGGCGCTTCGGGCGGGCGCGGATCTGGTTCGCGTCGTCGCCCCCGAATCGGTCGCCGATTCGATCCAGGGGTACGCCCCCGATCTCATCGTCGAGTCGGTCCCTGGCGAGCGGATCGGGTCCGATCACGTCGATCGCCTCGTCGCGCTGGCGACGGAGCGCGACGCTGTGGTCGTCGGCCCGGGACTGGGCGGGGCCGAGGACTCGCGTGCGGCCGTCGCGGACCTTCTCGGGCGGATCGACGGCCGCGTCGTTGCCGATGCCGAGGCCATCGACGCCGCCGCGGCGGTCGAGACCGACGCCGATCTCGTCGTGACCCCTCACCGCGGGGAGTTCGCCCGCGTCGGCCGATCGGTCGACGGAGCGGACGAACCCGCCCTCGCCGACGCGGTCGCGACCGCCGCGAGCGACCTCGACGCGACGGTGCTCCTGAAGGGACCGACCGACGTGATCTCGAACGGCGAGCGCGTGCGGGTCAACCGGACGGGCAACGCGGGCATGACCGTCGGCGGGACCGGCGACGTGCTCGCGGGGACGGTCGGCGCACTGCTCGCCGTCGAGGATCCGATGGTCGCGGCGGGCCTGGGCGCGTTTCTGGTCGGCCGCGCGGGCGATCGCGCCGCCGAGCGGTCGGGCCGGGGCCTGATCGCCTCGGAACTCCCCGACGACGTGGGGGCGATCCTGGGCGAGCACGGGGTGTAGCGGACTCCGGAGGGGGACGGAGACCGCTGGATCTCTGGACGCGGTCGACAGTCTGTGTGTCTGACCAACGCCTATGGCGTGCCCACACATACCACTCTCCATGCACCAGTCGGTCCCGACCCGACGCCAGGTCCTCAGCACAGGTCTTGGCCTCGGAACGGCCGGGATTGCGGGCTGTAGTGAATCTGAGACTCGTTCGACGACGGACCGCGCCGCGGACCCCGACTTCGAGGTCGATACCGTCGCGGAGGGACTGACCCACCCCTGGGGGCTCGCTGCCCTCCCGGACGGCGATGGCCTGCTGGTCACCGAACGACCTGGTCGGCTGCAACTGGTCGATCCCACGGCGGGCACGACGACAGAGATTGCGGGCGTCCCCGACGTCTACGCCAGCGGGCAGGGTGGCCTGCTGGACGTGACTGTCGCCCCCGATTCCGGCGGCTGGGTGTATCTGACCCAGAGCGTCTCGAACGAGCGCGGCGAGACGACGACACAGCTCTCACGGGCCCGACTCGACCGAGCGGGGCCCGAACTGACCGCTCTGGAGACGCTCTACGTCGCGAGGCCCTTCGTCGAGTCGAGCGGCCACTTCGGCTCGCGGGTCGTCGTCGGTCCGGACGAGATGCTGTACGTGACTGTCGGGGATCGGCAGTTCAAGAATTTCGGGCCCGATCACGTCGCCCAGGACCCGAGCAACGACCTCGGAACGACGCTCCGACTCGCGCCCGACGGGTCGATTCCACCTGACAATCCCTTCGTCGCCGATCCCGAGAAACGGGACGCCGTGTTCAGCTACGGCCATCGTAACGCCCAGGGCATGGCGGTCCACCCGGAGACGGGTACGATCTGGCAGACCGAACACGGGGAGCGAGACGGTGACGAGATCAATATCGTCGAAGCGGGTGGGAACTACGGCTGGCCGGTCGCCTCGGAATCGTGTCGGTACGGGACCGACGACCCAGTCGGCGTGAGCCACGACGAGCGCCCCGACATCGTCGATCCCGCACACTACTGGCCCTGTGGCAGCGGCGGGTTCGCGCCCTCTGGCCTGGCCTTTTTCACTGGCGATGCGGTCCCGGCGTGGCAGGGCGATCTGTTCGCTGGGACGTTGGCCGGGCGGTACCTGGGCCATTTCACGGTCGAGGGGGAGACGGTCACGGAGGTCGATCCACTCCTCGACGATCGTGGGTGGCGGATCCGGGCGGTCGAACAGGCACCCGCGGCCGGGACGCTGTTCGTGGCCGTCGATGCCAGGGACGCGCCGATCGTAGCGATTCGTCCGACCGAGGAGTGACTGGGTGCGCCGATCAATCTGGGCGACGTGCTCGTCGCGGGTGTCTGCAGACAGCACGGCGCTCGCATCGTCACGCGCGACGCCGATTTCGAGCGCGTCCCCGATCTCACCGTCGAGTCGTACTGACTCGATTCGAGGGCGTGTCACCCGCCGACTTCGACGACGATGGGGATCTCCGTCGCGTTCTCGTGGCTGTGGTTTTCGGAGTGGTAGATTGCCGCCGTCGTGCGGTAGATTCCGGGCGTCGCGCCGCTGTCTGCCTGGATCGGGAGCTCGACCGTTACCGTGGACTGTCGGTCCTCCCACCACCAGTAGGGCGGGAGCGTTTCGTAGACGCGATCCGGTCGTGGCGAGAGGGTCGCGCTAGTGAAGTCGATGGTCACGTTCTCGTCGGAGATTCGGCCCACCCGCAGCTCACTGACGTCGGTGGCTTCGACGGTGATCGTCGCGGTATCGCCCGGCTGGACGGTCACGTTCGGATCGGGGCTCCCGGCCGTCACTGTCGCTCCCGTGGACGGCTCACCGTCCGCGGCGGGGCCACCCAGACACCCCGCCGCGAGGACGACCAGACCGGCGATCGCGAGCTGTCGGTACATGGGAACGTGTGCTCGCCAGGAGTATTCAGATTTTCTGGAGGATTCGACGGCGACCCGTTCAGTAAAACCCGCGATCGACGTTCTCGTCGACGATGTCTTCGAACTCCATTTCGAGGACTTCCTCGGCCTCTTCGAACGTGTCCGCGAAGTTCTCGACGCCCTCCGGGCGATCGCGCGGGTCGAACTCCATCGGGCCGTAGGCGGGGCTGTCCATCGCGTCCATGACGTCCTCGAAGAAGGCGTCGGGCGTCGTCGGCGCGTCGGCGTGGGTCTTGACGACCTGCTCGACTTTGCTCGCGGTGCGTTCGGCGTCTTTTTCGTCCTCGATGGGTGGGCTGACGCCGAACTGGCCGGTGCCCTCCTCCGGAAACAGTGGCTCGATGTCGTCGTCGACCGAGCGGGCCACCTGCGTCCCGATCCCCTGGACTTCGTAGGGGTTGCGCGCGTAGGTCTTTATCTGGAAGACGCCGACGGCGGGGTGCCCGATGTAGAGGTCTTCACCGATGCCCGAGCGCCGATCGCCGCCCACCGCGCGCCAGCCCTGGGGCTCGGCGCTACTCTCGACGACGTCGGTCATGATGTCCTGCCAGTCGCGCACGCGCATGACCGATGGTTGGCGAGTCCCGGGAATCAACGTGTCGGTCGGGGTCGTTCTGACTGTCGGAGATCTGGTTTCTGGGGGGCCTGGAAACCGACACAGTTTCACCGACGACGCCGACACCTTCGATCGGTCGATGGATCTGTTCGGCGACGAGTCCGGGACGCTTCGGAGTGTGCTGAACGGACGCGACGAGATCTGTGTCGTCGCTGTCGTCGGTGGGGATCGGATGGACTGTATTCGGTGCCCCAAGAAAGCTGTCCGGCGCGTGCG belongs to Halococcoides cellulosivorans and includes:
- a CDS encoding COG1361 family protein; the encoded protein is MYRQLAIAGLVVLAAGCLGGPAADGEPSTGATVTAGSPDPNVTVQPGDTATITVEATDVSELRVGRISDENVTIDFTSATLSPRPDRVYETLPPYWWWEDRQSTVTVELPIQADSGATPGIYRTTAAIYHSENHSHENATEIPIVVEVGG
- a CDS encoding NAD(P)H-hydrate dehydratase, with the protein product MSAWTWGLGETLTGQDIGVVDANTAALGVAQMQLMESSGHALARAVRAAAAPDDRIAIVAGRGNNGGDAFVTARFLDDLDVRVHLLGRPETIGTEIARANWGALATASVERRAVGDSRDLALDDPDVIVDAMLGTGITGELREPVASAAQTIQDTDATVIAADVPSGLDAATGDCAPGTPVPDRVVTFHRPKPGLSALDAPVETADIGVPAEAERALGPGDLGRLDRPADSHKGDGGRILVVGGGPYAGAPALAALAALRAGADLVRVVAPESVADSIQGYAPDLIVESVPGERIGSDHVDRLVALATERDAVVVGPGLGGAEDSRAAVADLLGRIDGRVVADAEAIDAAAAVETDADLVVTPHRGEFARVGRSVDGADEPALADAVATAASDLDATVLLKGPTDVISNGERVRVNRTGNAGMTVGGTGDVLAGTVGALLAVEDPMVAAGLGAFLVGRAGDRAAERSGRGLIASELPDDVGAILGEHGV
- a CDS encoding acylphosphatase, producing MSERRRAHVFVSGRVQGVYFRATTRDRAEDEGVDGWVQNLSDGRVEAVFEGDSDAVETMVAFCQEGPERARVDGVERHDESPEGLTGFEIRR
- a CDS encoding PQQ-dependent sugar dehydrogenase; amino-acid sequence: MHQSVPTRRQVLSTGLGLGTAGIAGCSESETRSTTDRAADPDFEVDTVAEGLTHPWGLAALPDGDGLLVTERPGRLQLVDPTAGTTTEIAGVPDVYASGQGGLLDVTVAPDSGGWVYLTQSVSNERGETTTQLSRARLDRAGPELTALETLYVARPFVESSGHFGSRVVVGPDEMLYVTVGDRQFKNFGPDHVAQDPSNDLGTTLRLAPDGSIPPDNPFVADPEKRDAVFSYGHRNAQGMAVHPETGTIWQTEHGERDGDEINIVEAGGNYGWPVASESCRYGTDDPVGVSHDERPDIVDPAHYWPCGSGGFAPSGLAFFTGDAVPAWQGDLFAGTLAGRYLGHFTVEGETVTEVDPLLDDRGWRIRAVEQAPAAGTLFVAVDARDAPIVAIRPTEE
- a CDS encoding PIN domain-containing protein, which gives rise to MGDVLVAGVCRQHGARIVTRDADFERVPDLTVESY